In the genome of Cynocephalus volans isolate mCynVol1 chromosome 15, mCynVol1.pri, whole genome shotgun sequence, one region contains:
- the LY6E gene encoding lymphocyte antigen 6E, with amino-acid sequence MKVFLPVLLAALLGVERAHSLMCFSCVNQQSNFYCLKPTICSDSDNYCVTISAAAGVGNVVDFGHTLNKGCSPVCPGPSINLGVASVGTQCCQSFLCNFSAADGGLRASATLLGLGLLFSLLPALLRLGP; translated from the exons ATGAAGGTCTTCTTGCCGGTGCTGCTGGCTGCCCTTTTGGGTGTGGAGCGAG CCCACTCCCTGATGTGCTTCTCTTGCGTGAATCAGCAAAGCAATTTCTACTGCCTGAAGCCAACCATCTGCTCTGACTCGGACAACTACTGTGTGACCATATCTGCTGCCGCTGGCGTTG GGAATGTTGTGGACTTCGGCCACACCCTGAACAAGGGCTGCTCCCCAGTCTGCCCCGGCCCAAGCATCAATCTCGGCGTGGCGTCCGTGGGCACCCAATGCTGCCAAAGCTTCCTGTGCAACTTCAGTGCAGCTGACGGTGGGCTGCGGGCCAGCGCCACCCTGCTGGGCCTTGGGCTGCTGTTCAGCCTGCTGCCGGCTCTGCTGCGGCTGGGCCCCTGA
- the LOC134363741 gene encoding lymphocyte antigen 6A-2/6E-1-like: MRGSHTMKTLALVLLVALLCTETAQGLKCYQCIAASNMNSCHPAVCSFPDGVCVSQEVTTIVESEKVSLENKFCLPSCPDRIDIQDMHTLGLVVSSKTSCCKGDLCNAGVLAVGSAWVLSGGLLLSLGLVLLCPGL, encoded by the exons ATGAGAGGTTCCCATACCATGAAGACCTTAGCTCTGGTCCTGCTGGTGGCTCTGCTGTGCACAGAGACAG CTCAGGGTCTGAAGTGCTACCAGTGCATAGCGGCCTCGAACATGAACTCTTGCCACCCGGCCGTGTGCTCCTTCCCAGATGGTGTCTGTGTCTCCCAGGAAGTGACCACCATTGTGG AGTCTGAGAAAGTGAGTCTGGAGAACAAGTTCTGCCTCCCCTCCTGCCCCGACAGAATCGATATTCAGGACATGCACACCCTGGGCCTCGTGGTCAGCTCCAAGACCTCTTGTTGCAAGGGGGACCTCTGTAATGCAGGGGTCCTGGCAGTGGGCAGTGCCTGGGTCCTGTCCGGGGGGCTCCTGCTCAGCCTGGGATTGGTCCTCCTCTGCCCCGGACTCTAA